A stretch of the Dyella telluris genome encodes the following:
- a CDS encoding nuclear transport factor 2 family protein, translated as MRELIERYLAAYNRMDVNGMAATMHREVVFENYTAGVLSVRTLGVDELTHLAESSSFLFSARRQVILAYEERDGTATAHILFDGTFAVDLPNGVRAGQSITLNGRSEFRQRDGLLVYIGDYSE; from the coding sequence ATGCGCGAGCTGATCGAACGTTACCTGGCTGCCTATAACCGCATGGACGTCAATGGCATGGCGGCGACGATGCATCGCGAGGTGGTGTTTGAGAATTACACCGCGGGGGTGCTGAGCGTGCGGACGCTGGGGGTGGATGAGCTGACGCACCTGGCGGAGAGTTCGAGCTTTCTGTTTTCGGCCCGGCGGCAGGTGATTCTTGCTTATGAGGAGCGGGACGGGACAGCGACGGCGCACATTCTGTTTGACGGCACGTTTGCGGTGGATCTGCCCAATGGGGTGCGGGCGGGGCAGTCGATTACGTTGAATGGGCGTAGTGAGTTCAGGCAGCGGGATGGGTTGTTGGTTTATATCGGGGATTATAGTGAGTGA
- a CDS encoding DEAD/DEAH box helicase, whose protein sequence is MPLHDFHPAVAAWFQATFPEPTAPQKAAWPSIRSGRHTLVAAPTGSGKTLTAFLSAIDALVREGVAHDGALPDATTVVYVSPLKALSNDIRINLEAPLEGIRAELKKMGLPDVDIRTAVRTGDTPQAERNLMRKQAPHILVTTPESLYILLGSESGRAMLKTTREVIVDEIHALASSKRGAHLALSLERLESLCQRRLLRIGLSATQKPIEDVAKFLVGAHAIRPLPFGERAGVRGQPCDTPSKTKQRASKRTEASPAPSPRSSPQRGEEDNVNIINVGHTRHRDLAIEVPPVPLEAVMSNDCWELVYNRLAQLVEGHRTTLVFVNTRRMAERVARHLSERMGKEAVAAHHGSLAKEQRLDAEQRLKRGDLRVLVATASLELGIDIGDVDLVCQLSSPRSIAAFLQRAGRSGHAVNGTPKARLFPTSRDDLVECTALLDCVRRGELDTLIQPPQPIDVLAQQIVAEVSCQEWSEDALYDTLRRAYPYRDLTREQFDATVRMLADGFTTRNGPRGAYIHRDAVHKELRARRNARLTAVTSGGAIPDTADYLVVLEPQATIVGSVNEDFAVESLAGDIFQLGNTSYRILRVERDRLRVEDAQGVPPNIPFWLGEAPGRTAELSFGVSRLREEIAAHIDQGGVPAVLHWLMHTLGMSESSAQQLADYMAAARAALGVLPTQNTLVFERFFDESGGTQLIIHTPWGSRINRAWGLALRKRFCRQFNFELQAAATEDAIVLSLSTSHSFPLEEVARYLHSNTAEHVLVQALLDAPLFPVRWRWNATTSLALPRFQGGKKVPPQLQRMKSEDLLATVFPDQVACLENIVGEREVPDHPLVNQTMHDCLREAMDVDGLLHILRGLESGSITVVARDLAAPSPLAGEVLSAAPYAYLDDAPLEERRTQAVQSRRWSDPESADDLGRLDPDAIASVREEAWPQVRSADEMHEALGILGGITQSEADANEGWNHWLQSLAKDHRATSLSPSPLRGEGRGEGPTSPQSSSSQAGESIWTTAESLPKWQSVHPDSSLLPPIAAPAEYASQAWPREDALLELVRGRLTGSGPTTVAQLAAALHVDNSDIDLTLLRLQSEGYVMQGHFTPGTHEVEWCERHLLARIHRYTIGRLRREIEPVSRRDLMRFLFDWQHVAPGARLTGPDALPALLTQLEGYEAAAGAWESELLPSRIDDYSITWLDEQIRAGRVSWSRLRSGTGSGGGPVRATPIVLLPRRSLPIWNSAAAMDASAQDTVVSSRAQAVLDALRDHGALFFDELINDAHLLRTELEDALGELVAAGRVTADSFAGLRALLVPAAKRDNHRHRRLRRHMLTGIEDAGRWSLVRSNRASLLPSGEKLSGRTDEGRVLAKASPSPNTKLDPEHLEHIARSLLRRYGVVFWKLLEREAPWLPSWRELLRVYHRLEARGEIRGGRFVEGLVGEQFALPEAITKLRAIRQQEPGGELVLVSGPDPLNLVGTVLAGSKLPAITGTRVLFEDGVPVAAWVANKPQWLTESTATQQQHWRNALLRRTDPGMLKADAQAAGFSD, encoded by the coding sequence ATGCCCCTGCACGATTTTCATCCGGCAGTCGCCGCCTGGTTTCAGGCCACCTTTCCTGAACCAACGGCGCCGCAAAAAGCCGCATGGCCGTCCATTCGGTCAGGCCGGCACACGCTTGTCGCCGCGCCGACAGGCTCGGGCAAGACACTCACAGCGTTTCTCTCCGCCATCGATGCGCTGGTGCGTGAAGGCGTGGCCCACGACGGTGCGCTGCCCGACGCCACCACCGTGGTCTACGTCTCGCCGCTGAAAGCGCTGTCCAACGACATCCGCATCAATCTGGAAGCCCCGCTGGAAGGTATCCGCGCCGAGCTGAAAAAGATGGGCCTGCCGGACGTGGACATCCGCACGGCCGTGCGCACCGGCGACACGCCGCAGGCCGAACGCAACCTGATGCGCAAGCAGGCGCCGCACATCCTCGTTACCACACCGGAATCGCTGTACATCCTGCTGGGGTCCGAATCCGGTCGCGCCATGTTGAAGACCACGCGCGAAGTGATCGTGGATGAAATCCACGCGTTGGCATCGAGCAAGCGCGGCGCGCATCTGGCGCTGTCGCTGGAGCGGCTGGAATCGTTGTGCCAGCGGCGCCTGTTGCGCATTGGTCTGTCGGCAACGCAAAAACCGATTGAAGACGTCGCGAAGTTTTTGGTCGGAGCGCACGCCATTCGCCCTCTCCCCTTCGGGGAGAGGGCTGGGGTGAGGGGCCAACCTTGCGACACGCCCTCAAAGACAAAACAACGCGCTTCGAAAAGAACCGAGGCAAGCCCCGCCCCCTCACCTCGATCCTCTCCCCAAAGGGGAGAGGAAGATAACGTCAACATCATCAACGTCGGCCACACCCGCCACCGCGACCTGGCCATCGAAGTGCCCCCCGTTCCCCTCGAAGCCGTCATGTCCAACGACTGCTGGGAACTGGTCTACAACCGCCTCGCGCAACTGGTCGAAGGCCATCGCACCACGCTGGTGTTCGTCAACACACGCCGCATGGCCGAGCGCGTGGCGCGGCATCTGTCCGAGCGCATGGGCAAGGAAGCCGTGGCCGCCCATCACGGCAGCCTGGCCAAGGAACAGCGCCTTGACGCCGAGCAACGCCTGAAACGCGGTGACCTGCGCGTGCTCGTTGCTACCGCATCGCTGGAGCTGGGTATCGACATCGGCGACGTGGATCTGGTGTGCCAGCTCTCCTCGCCGCGCTCCATTGCCGCCTTCCTGCAGCGCGCCGGCCGCTCCGGTCATGCAGTGAATGGCACGCCCAAGGCACGCCTGTTTCCCACCTCGCGCGATGACCTGGTCGAATGCACCGCGCTGCTCGACTGCGTGCGCAGGGGCGAACTCGACACGCTGATCCAGCCCCCGCAGCCGATCGACGTGCTGGCGCAACAGATCGTGGCGGAAGTGAGCTGCCAGGAGTGGAGCGAAGACGCGCTGTACGACACGCTGCGCCGCGCCTATCCCTATCGCGACCTGACGCGCGAACAGTTCGATGCCACCGTACGCATGCTGGCGGACGGTTTCACCACACGAAATGGCCCGCGCGGCGCGTACATCCATCGCGATGCCGTGCATAAGGAGCTGCGCGCGCGTCGCAACGCACGCCTCACCGCCGTCACCTCCGGTGGCGCCATCCCCGACACCGCGGATTACCTCGTGGTGCTGGAACCGCAGGCCACCATCGTCGGCTCGGTCAACGAAGATTTCGCTGTGGAAAGCCTGGCTGGCGATATCTTCCAGCTTGGCAACACCAGCTATCGCATCCTGCGCGTGGAGCGCGACCGTCTTCGCGTGGAAGACGCGCAAGGCGTGCCACCGAATATCCCGTTCTGGCTGGGCGAAGCACCGGGCCGCACCGCCGAGTTGTCGTTCGGCGTATCGCGCCTGCGCGAAGAAATAGCCGCGCATATCGACCAGGGCGGTGTGCCCGCCGTGCTGCACTGGCTGATGCACACGCTGGGCATGAGCGAATCCTCCGCGCAGCAACTGGCCGACTACATGGCCGCCGCGCGTGCCGCGCTGGGCGTGCTGCCCACGCAGAACACGCTGGTATTCGAACGCTTCTTCGACGAATCCGGCGGCACCCAGCTGATCATCCACACGCCGTGGGGAAGCCGCATCAATCGCGCATGGGGTCTGGCGCTGCGCAAACGCTTCTGTCGCCAGTTCAACTTCGAACTGCAGGCGGCGGCGACCGAAGACGCCATCGTGCTGTCGCTCTCCACCAGCCACAGCTTCCCGCTGGAAGAAGTGGCGCGCTACCTGCACTCCAACACCGCCGAACATGTGCTGGTGCAGGCCCTGCTCGACGCACCGCTGTTTCCCGTGCGCTGGCGCTGGAACGCCACGACCTCGCTGGCGCTGCCGCGCTTTCAGGGTGGCAAGAAAGTGCCGCCGCAACTGCAGCGCATGAAGAGCGAAGACCTGCTCGCCACCGTGTTTCCCGATCAGGTCGCCTGCCTGGAAAACATCGTCGGCGAACGCGAAGTGCCCGACCACCCGCTGGTCAACCAGACCATGCACGACTGCCTGCGCGAAGCGATGGACGTCGACGGCCTCCTGCACATCCTGCGCGGGCTGGAATCAGGCAGCATCACCGTGGTTGCCCGCGACCTGGCCGCACCCAGCCCGCTCGCCGGCGAAGTGCTCAGCGCCGCGCCCTACGCCTACCTCGACGACGCCCCGCTGGAAGAACGCCGCACGCAAGCCGTGCAATCCCGCCGCTGGAGCGACCCTGAAAGCGCCGACGACCTCGGCCGCCTCGACCCGGATGCCATCGCCTCCGTGCGCGAAGAAGCCTGGCCGCAAGTGCGCAGCGCCGATGAAATGCATGAAGCCCTCGGCATCCTCGGCGGCATCACGCAAAGCGAAGCCGATGCAAACGAAGGCTGGAACCACTGGCTCCAATCACTCGCGAAAGATCATCGAGCGACAAGCCTGTCTCCCTCTCCCCTCCGGGGAGAGGGCCGGGGTGAGGGGCCAACCTCGCCCCAGTCAAGCTCTTCGCAGGCAGGCGAGTCCATCTGGACCACCGCCGAATCCCTCCCCAAATGGCAGTCTGTCCACCCGGACAGCTCACTGCTTCCCCCCATCGCCGCCCCCGCCGAATACGCGTCGCAAGCATGGCCCCGCGAAGACGCCCTGCTCGAACTCGTGCGCGGCCGCCTCACCGGTTCCGGTCCCACCACCGTCGCCCAACTGGCCGCGGCACTCCACGTCGACAACAGCGACATCGACCTGACCCTGCTGCGCCTGCAATCGGAAGGCTACGTGATGCAGGGCCACTTCACGCCCGGCACGCACGAGGTGGAATGGTGCGAACGCCACCTGCTGGCACGCATCCACCGCTACACCATCGGCCGCCTGCGTCGCGAGATCGAACCCGTCAGCCGCCGCGACCTGATGCGCTTCCTGTTCGACTGGCAACACGTGGCGCCCGGCGCGCGCCTCACCGGCCCCGACGCGCTGCCTGCCTTACTCACCCAGCTGGAAGGCTACGAAGCCGCGGCCGGCGCGTGGGAAAGCGAACTGCTGCCCTCGCGCATCGACGATTACTCCATCACCTGGCTGGACGAACAGATCCGTGCCGGCCGCGTCAGCTGGAGTCGCTTGCGCAGCGGCACCGGCAGCGGTGGTGGCCCCGTGCGCGCCACGCCCATCGTGCTGCTGCCGCGCCGCAGCCTGCCCATCTGGAACAGCGCCGCCGCCATGGACGCCAGCGCGCAGGACACCGTGGTCTCTTCCCGCGCGCAAGCCGTACTCGACGCCCTGCGCGATCACGGAGCCCTGTTCTTCGACGAACTGATCAACGACGCCCACCTGCTGCGTACCGAACTGGAAGACGCCCTGGGCGAACTCGTCGCCGCCGGCCGCGTCACCGCCGACAGCTTCGCCGGCCTGCGCGCACTGCTCGTCCCCGCCGCCAAACGCGACAACCACCGCCACCGCCGCCTGCGCCGCCACATGCTCACCGGCATCGAAGATGCGGGTAGGTGGTCCCTAGTTAGGTCCAACCGTGCATCGCTTCTCCCCTCCGGGGAGAAGCTGTCCGGCAGGACTGATGAGGGGCGGGTGCTCGCGAAAGCCTCTCCTAGCCCCAACACAAAACTCGACCCAGAACATCTGGAACACATCGCCCGCAGCCTCCTCCGCCGCTACGGCGTGGTCTTCTGGAAACTGCTCGAACGCGAAGCCCCCTGGCTCCCCAGCTGGCGCGAACTGCTACGCGTCTACCACCGCCTGGAAGCCCGCGGTGAAATCCGCGGCGGCCGCTTCGTGGAAGGCCTGGTCGGCGAACAATTCGCCTTGCCCGAAGCCATCACCAAACTCCGCGCCATCCGCCAGCAGGAACCCGGCGGCGAACTCGTCCTGGTCAGCGGCCCCGACCCCCTCAACCTCGTCGGCACCGTGCTCGCCGGCAGCAAGCTCCCCGCCATCACCGGCACCCGCGTGCTCTTCGAAGACGGCGTACCCGTCGCCGCCTGGGTAGCCAACAAACCCCAGTGGCTGACCGAATCCACGGCCACCCAGCAACAACACTGGCGCAACGCCCTGCTGCGCAGGACCGATCCGGGCATGCTAAAGGCCGACGCGCAAGCGGCCGGCTTTAGTGATTAG
- a CDS encoding TonB-dependent receptor, with protein sequence MTAASPTRFALLALSIASALAVGTTAFAQDANTPAAAPAKGQNGKPVQLETVNVTAEKRVENLQKVPVSMTVVTPQQLSNYGQAGDTVLQLAGRAPSVYAETSYGREFPRFYIRGLGNSDFDLNASQPVSMVYDDIVQENPILKGFPLFDLAQVEVLRGPQGTMFGRNSPAGVIKFDSEKPSQETTGYAKASYGTKGTANAEAALGGSLGGNWSGRVSALAQHRGGWIDNDYTDKKDALGGYNDRAIRLQAMYDVQDFNALINVHARWLDGSAMVNRANAIPLGSDSLVQGFDRNVVYQDGNNRQHLFSWGSNLHLTWNLGDYTLTSITGFEKADTYSLGDVDGGIAIPHNPSQDAYVTPFPSETADALPHDRQITQEVRLASNPQDTLNWQVGAYYFYEDIAIVNYDYATLNNHALDGYAQQAQTTNAYAVFGSADYHLTDSFDVRAGARWSHDSRDFSVNRILSPIGGGPLYLTANPHDSRWSGDLTGTWEINPNVNVYGRIANGFRAPSVQGRVLFADFISQAKPETITSYELGVKTTGMDNRLRFNADIYDYTMHNQQLTAVGGDINVTRLINAKKTEGRGAEFDMEAYVTPNFVLTAGGSYNFTKLKDPDLAVAVCGSGCTVLDPLNAQGNALVDGNPLPNAPKWIGNLTARYGIPYGESGEFFIYTDWAYRSEVNFFLYDSEEFRGKPTLEGGVRLGYNWDFGKREIALYGRNITNKQYITGAIDFNNRTAFVNDPRILGVEFRADF encoded by the coding sequence ATGACCGCCGCCAGCCCGACGCGTTTCGCGTTGCTCGCCCTTTCCATTGCCAGCGCCCTTGCTGTAGGAACCACTGCTTTCGCACAGGACGCGAATACGCCCGCCGCCGCTCCGGCGAAGGGCCAGAACGGCAAGCCAGTCCAGCTCGAAACCGTCAACGTGACCGCTGAAAAGCGCGTCGAAAACCTGCAGAAGGTGCCGGTCTCCATGACCGTGGTCACCCCGCAGCAGCTCAGCAACTACGGCCAGGCCGGTGACACCGTGCTGCAGCTGGCCGGCCGCGCGCCGAGCGTGTACGCCGAGACGTCCTACGGTCGCGAATTCCCGCGCTTCTACATCCGCGGCCTGGGCAACAGCGATTTCGATCTGAACGCGTCGCAGCCGGTGTCGATGGTGTACGACGACATCGTGCAGGAGAACCCGATCCTCAAGGGTTTCCCGCTGTTCGACCTGGCGCAGGTGGAAGTGCTGCGCGGCCCGCAGGGCACCATGTTCGGCCGCAACTCGCCGGCCGGCGTGATCAAGTTCGACTCGGAGAAGCCGAGCCAGGAAACCACCGGCTACGCCAAGGCCTCGTACGGCACCAAGGGCACGGCCAATGCCGAAGCAGCCCTGGGCGGTTCGCTGGGCGGCAACTGGTCCGGCCGCGTGTCGGCGCTGGCGCAGCATCGCGGCGGCTGGATCGACAACGACTACACCGACAAGAAGGACGCGCTGGGCGGCTATAACGACCGCGCCATCCGCCTGCAGGCCATGTACGACGTGCAGGATTTCAATGCACTGATCAACGTGCATGCACGCTGGCTGGACGGCAGCGCCATGGTGAACCGCGCCAACGCCATTCCGCTGGGCAGCGACAGCCTGGTCCAGGGCTTTGACCGCAACGTGGTGTACCAGGATGGCAACAACCGCCAGCACCTCTTCAGCTGGGGCAGCAACCTGCACCTGACCTGGAACCTGGGCGATTACACGCTCACCTCCATCACCGGTTTCGAAAAGGCAGACACCTATAGCCTGGGCGACGTGGACGGCGGCATTGCCATCCCGCACAACCCGAGCCAGGACGCCTACGTCACGCCGTTCCCGTCGGAAACCGCCGATGCACTGCCGCACGATCGCCAGATCACGCAGGAAGTGCGCCTGGCCAGCAACCCGCAGGACACGCTGAACTGGCAGGTGGGTGCGTACTACTTCTACGAAGACATCGCGATCGTCAATTACGACTACGCGACGCTCAACAACCACGCCCTGGACGGCTACGCGCAGCAGGCGCAGACCACCAATGCGTATGCGGTGTTCGGTTCGGCCGACTATCACCTGACCGATTCGTTCGACGTGCGCGCCGGTGCGCGCTGGTCGCATGATTCGCGCGACTTCAGCGTGAACCGCATCCTGTCGCCCATCGGCGGCGGCCCGCTGTACCTCACCGCCAACCCGCACGATTCCCGCTGGAGCGGCGACCTGACCGGCACCTGGGAGATCAACCCCAACGTGAACGTGTACGGCCGCATTGCCAACGGCTTCCGCGCGCCCAGCGTGCAGGGCCGCGTGCTGTTCGCGGACTTCATCTCGCAGGCCAAGCCGGAAACGATCACCTCGTACGAGCTGGGCGTGAAGACCACGGGCATGGACAACCGCCTGCGCTTCAACGCGGACATCTACGACTACACGATGCACAACCAGCAGCTGACCGCTGTGGGTGGCGACATCAACGTCACGCGCCTGATCAACGCGAAGAAGACCGAAGGCCGCGGTGCCGAGTTCGACATGGAAGCCTACGTGACGCCGAACTTCGTGCTCACCGCCGGCGGCAGCTACAACTTCACCAAGCTGAAGGATCCGGACCTGGCCGTGGCCGTGTGTGGGTCGGGCTGCACCGTGCTTGATCCGCTCAATGCGCAAGGCAACGCGCTGGTGGATGGCAACCCGCTGCCGAACGCACCCAAGTGGATCGGCAACCTCACCGCGCGTTACGGCATTCCGTACGGCGAGAGCGGCGAGTTCTTCATCTACACCGACTGGGCTTACCGCAGCGAAGTGAACTTCTTCCTGTACGACTCCGAAGAGTTCCGCGGCAAGCCGACCCTCGAGGGCGGCGTACGCTTGGGCTACAACTGGGATTTCGGCAAGCGCGAGATCGCCCTGTACGGCCGCAACATCACCAACAAGCAGTACATCACCGGTGCGATCGACTTCAACAACCGCACCGCGTTCGTCAACGACCCGCGCATTCTGGGCGTGGAGTTCCGTGCGGACTTCTGA
- a CDS encoding alpha/beta hydrolase, protein MNHPDGHGSEQTHVLTMADGLPVFVRDWPSSRAHDAVLIVHGLGEHSGRYQRLATWFHARGYAVRCYDQRGHGKTPGQRGALSHPDDLLEDLVAVYNDYAAALPRRPVLLGHSMGGLVAARAVLDRRVQPPAMVLSSPALRTWEPAWRRKLAATLTKVAPNLPLPNGLPFDKLSHDPQVEPAYRADPLRHGWITPRLADFIFRAGDATVADASRLTLPTLLLVAGADKLVNPSGSRDFSSSGWAGSQLTTRYFDSLYHELFNEAEPARSQVLKQLGDWLHKRG, encoded by the coding sequence GTGAACCACCCGGACGGCCACGGCAGCGAACAGACCCACGTCCTCACCATGGCCGACGGCCTGCCCGTGTTCGTGCGCGACTGGCCCAGCAGCCGGGCCCACGATGCCGTGCTGATCGTGCACGGGCTGGGCGAGCACAGCGGCCGCTACCAGCGCCTGGCCACCTGGTTCCACGCGCGCGGTTACGCGGTGCGCTGTTATGACCAGCGCGGCCACGGCAAGACGCCCGGACAGCGCGGCGCGCTGTCCCATCCCGACGACCTGCTGGAAGACCTGGTAGCGGTCTACAACGACTACGCGGCCGCCCTGCCCCGGCGCCCGGTGCTGCTGGGCCACAGCATGGGCGGGCTGGTTGCCGCGCGCGCCGTGCTGGACCGTCGTGTGCAACCGCCTGCGATGGTGCTGTCCTCCCCGGCGCTTCGTACGTGGGAGCCGGCATGGCGCCGCAAGCTGGCAGCCACACTCACCAAAGTGGCGCCCAATCTGCCTCTGCCGAACGGCCTGCCGTTCGACAAGCTCTCGCACGATCCGCAGGTGGAGCCGGCGTACCGCGCCGACCCGCTGCGCCACGGCTGGATCACGCCACGGCTGGCGGATTTCATCTTCCGCGCGGGCGACGCCACGGTGGCGGATGCCTCCCGCCTGACCCTTCCCACCCTGCTGCTGGTAGCGGGTGCGGACAAGCTGGTGAACCCGTCCGGCAGCCGCGACTTTTCCTCCAGCGGCTGGGCCGGCAGCCAGCTCACCACGCGCTATTTCGACTCGCTGTACCACGAGCTGTTCAACGAGGCCGAGCCGGCGCGCAGCCAGGTGCTGAAGCAGCTGGGGGACTGGCTGCATAAGCGCGGATGA
- a CDS encoding cation diffusion facilitator family transporter — MDTSNEQRQLRLSIGITFLVGVACVTVGLVMRSQAIAFDGFYSLVDVVLTAGALAVSHLVSSEGSRRFQFGYWHLEPLVLLFNATVLTIICSYGGYSALHGLMTGGHELAFGFGAAWAAIMGVASLGMALYMRRQSAALGSVLLQLDAKGWFIGGAISLAVLAGFVLGSIIEGGPLDHWTRYIDSTVLLVLTVALLPLPLGSLWQALREVLQLAPDALDQRVRDVMTAMVQERGYLSYASYVAKMGRMRFIDIHILVDSTRPLGDMADIDDVRSEIARRIGGDIRAEWLTIMFTGKREWM; from the coding sequence ATGGATACCTCCAACGAGCAGCGCCAGCTACGCCTGTCCATCGGCATCACCTTTCTGGTCGGCGTGGCCTGCGTCACCGTGGGCCTGGTGATGCGTTCGCAGGCCATTGCCTTCGACGGCTTCTACTCACTGGTGGACGTGGTGCTTACCGCCGGTGCACTGGCGGTGTCCCATCTGGTGAGCAGCGAAGGCAGCCGCCGCTTCCAGTTCGGCTACTGGCACCTGGAGCCCCTGGTGCTGCTGTTCAACGCAACGGTACTCACCATCATCTGCAGCTACGGTGGCTACTCGGCCCTGCATGGCCTGATGACGGGTGGCCACGAGCTGGCTTTCGGCTTTGGCGCGGCGTGGGCGGCGATCATGGGCGTGGCCAGCCTGGGCATGGCGCTATACATGCGACGCCAGTCCGCGGCACTGGGTTCGGTGCTGCTGCAGCTGGATGCCAAGGGCTGGTTCATCGGTGGCGCCATCAGCCTGGCAGTGCTCGCAGGCTTCGTGCTCGGCTCGATCATCGAGGGTGGCCCGCTGGATCACTGGACGCGCTACATCGACTCCACCGTACTGCTGGTGCTCACCGTGGCCCTGTTGCCGCTGCCGTTGGGCAGCCTGTGGCAGGCCCTGCGCGAAGTGCTGCAACTGGCGCCCGACGCACTCGACCAGCGCGTGCGCGACGTGATGACCGCGATGGTTCAGGAGCGAGGCTATCTGAGCTACGCCAGCTACGTGGCCAAGATGGGCCGCATGCGCTTCATCGATATCCACATCCTGGTGGATTCCACCCGCCCGCTCGGCGACATGGCTGACATCGACGACGTGCGCAGCGAGATCGCCCGGCGCATAGGCGGCGATATCCGTGCCGAATGGCTTACCATCATGTTCACCGGCAAGCGGGAGTGGATGTAG